One Chaetodon auriga isolate fChaAug3 chromosome 14, fChaAug3.hap1, whole genome shotgun sequence genomic window carries:
- the bmf1 gene encoding BCL2 modifying factor 1 isoform X1 codes for MVTPPSSNTPRLLILYCPRMDDEEDDVFEPDPHCWRTTFREIKCEDQGTQTPGPALAPHNGMLPCGVAEEPRPLFYGNAGFRLHFPAHFELVGDQEDRRQESEGEQNGMEQLPQQQPVARSVEACIGQKLQLIGDQFHREHLQLYHRNQRNQGPLWWRLSAALLSLLFDRGFIAGGGGAGRR; via the exons GCTGCTCATCTTATATTGCCCCCGTATGgacgatgaggaggatgatgtgTTTGAGCCAGACCCCCACTGCTGGCGCACCACATTCCGAGAGATAAAGTGTGAAGACCAGGGCACACAGACACCTGGCCCTGCCCTGGCACCGCACAACGGCATGCTGCCCTGTGGAGTCGCAGAGGAGCCCAGACCACTCTTCTACG GCAACGCAGGTTTTCGATTGCACTTCCCGGCACACTTTGAGCTTGTTGGGGATCAGGAAGACAGGCGGCAAGAAAGCGAAGGGGAACAAAACGGGATGGAGCAGCTtccccagcagcagcctgtggcCCGCAGTGTGGAGGCCTGCATTGGTCAGAAACTCCAGCTGATAGGAGACCAGTTTCACCGGGAACACCTACAACTG TATCATCGAAACCAAAGGAACCAGGGGCCGCTGTGGTGGCGCCTGAGCGCAGCTCTGCTCAGCCTTCTGTTTGACAGGGGGTTCAttgctggaggaggtggagcgggACGGAGGTGA
- the bmf1 gene encoding BCL2 modifying factor 1 isoform X2: MDDEEDDVFEPDPHCWRTTFREIKCEDQGTQTPGPALAPHNGMLPCGVAEEPRPLFYGNAGFRLHFPAHFELVGDQEDRRQESEGEQNGMEQLPQQQPVARSVEACIGQKLQLIGDQFHREHLQLYHRNQRNQGPLWWRLSAALLSLLFDRGFIAGGGGAGRR; encoded by the exons ATGgacgatgaggaggatgatgtgTTTGAGCCAGACCCCCACTGCTGGCGCACCACATTCCGAGAGATAAAGTGTGAAGACCAGGGCACACAGACACCTGGCCCTGCCCTGGCACCGCACAACGGCATGCTGCCCTGTGGAGTCGCAGAGGAGCCCAGACCACTCTTCTACG GCAACGCAGGTTTTCGATTGCACTTCCCGGCACACTTTGAGCTTGTTGGGGATCAGGAAGACAGGCGGCAAGAAAGCGAAGGGGAACAAAACGGGATGGAGCAGCTtccccagcagcagcctgtggcCCGCAGTGTGGAGGCCTGCATTGGTCAGAAACTCCAGCTGATAGGAGACCAGTTTCACCGGGAACACCTACAACTG TATCATCGAAACCAAAGGAACCAGGGGCCGCTGTGGTGGCGCCTGAGCGCAGCTCTGCTCAGCCTTCTGTTTGACAGGGGGTTCAttgctggaggaggtggagcgggACGGAGGTGA